One Cryptosporangium aurantiacum DNA window includes the following coding sequences:
- a CDS encoding type II toxin-antitoxin system Phd/YefM family antitoxin encodes MTTILPLNEVKTRFSALADEVAATHERVIVTRNGRPHVVIIAVDDLDALQMTLELATTPSALAETTVADREVADGDYLTATDVEDILARRRAAEVPDE; translated from the coding sequence ATGACGACGATCCTGCCTCTGAATGAGGTCAAAACGCGCTTTTCTGCGCTCGCGGATGAAGTCGCGGCGACGCATGAGCGCGTGATCGTGACCCGCAACGGACGACCGCACGTCGTGATCATCGCCGTCGACGACCTCGACGCGCTGCAGATGACGCTGGAGCTGGCGACGACTCCGTCCGCGCTCGCGGAGACGACCGTTGCCGATCGTGAGGTGGCGGACGGTGATTACCTGACCGCGACCGACGTCGAGGACATCCTGGCGCGGCGCCGAGCCGCAGAGGTGCCGGATGAGTGA
- a CDS encoding type II toxin-antitoxin system RelE family toxin: MTGPLLDNPHRVGKELINDWAGYHAARRGDYRIVYRILEADRVVRVVRIDHRAVVYRPR; encoded by the coding sequence ATGACCGGACCGCTGCTGGACAACCCACATCGCGTCGGCAAGGAACTGATCAACGACTGGGCCGGCTACCACGCGGCGCGGCGGGGCGACTATCGGATCGTCTATCGCATCCTCGAAGCGGATCGGGTCGTGCGGGTGGTTCGGATAGACCACCGCGCAGTGGTCTATCGACCGCGCTGA